Proteins encoded together in one Megalops cyprinoides isolate fMegCyp1 chromosome 20, fMegCyp1.pri, whole genome shotgun sequence window:
- the LOC118795992 gene encoding claudin-11-like — translation MANTCIQFSGFMVSCIGWIGIIIATATNDWVVTCKYGMNTCKKMDELGAKGLWAECVISTALYHCISLTQILDLPAYIQTSRALMITASILGLPAVALVLVSMPCINLGNEPESVKSKRSVLGGVLILLIAACGIVSTVWFPIGAHHEQGLMSFGFSLYAGWVGSVFCLLGGCMISCCSGDGPAQYTENRYYYSKQGAANPAPPSSANHAKSAHV, via the exons aTGGCGAACACCTGCATACAGTTCAGCGGTTTTATGGTCAGTTGTATTGGCTGGATTGGGATCATCATTGCCACTGCCACTAATGACTGGGTCGTCACCTGCAAGTATGGCATGAACACATGCAAGAAGATGGACGAGCTGGGCGCCAAAGGCTTATGGGCGGAATGTGTCATTTCAACAGCTCTGTACCACTGCATATCGTTGACTCAGATCCTCGACTTACCTG CTTACATCCAGACGTCTCGCGCGCTGATGATCACCGCCTCGATCCTGGGGCTGCCCGCCGTAGCGCTCGTGCTCGTGTCCATGCCCTGCATCAACCTGGGGAACGAGCCCGAGAGCGTGAAGAGCAAACGCTCCGTGCTGGGAGGAGTCCTCATTCTGCTAATAG cGGCATGCGGGATCGTGTCGACCGTGTGGTTCCCGATCGGGGCTCACCACGAGCAGGGCCTGATGTCGTTCGGCTTCTCGCTCTACGCGGGCTGGGTGGGGTCCGTCTTCTGCCTGCTGGGGGGCTGCATGATCAGCTGCTGCTCCGGCGACGGCCCCGCCCAGTACACCGAGAACCGCTACTACTACTCCAAGCAGGGCGCCGCCAACCCCgcgcccccctcctccgccaACCACGCCAAGAGCGCGCACgtgtga